The Bemisia tabaci chromosome 5, PGI_BMITA_v3 genome includes a window with the following:
- the LOC109042189 gene encoding uncharacterized protein translates to MDDNKENKLLRVGSIAEVNQRTNTTHSRKRWSQPEAPFYPKVSATHQSSDSRPAVLIRCQSSNILERNSNLVLPPPPLIKSSSLRKSNSRSLDHVISLENSRIDGAKNSNARNDKSVDSRNTNVMRGFSLSTSDLSKQRHSQQAYYLPKDGSYQSVMLKKTPSKSQSCLASNSAPMTSAFQGKELFQCMQNHLSKSIDSHSRNWPLSLKRPSMEKSGKSIPTKVSQCIKNNGPLRADTLHDKVHYSSNSIPSHLNFRRSFNLELTKNEPLEQSDSTRNKVIQHFLTSASLSRSRQSRDFETEKLANIESVQNSNKIESGVCRRYGSSPFLSGVKPLNASKTLESSKNGSLKKIDGSPKTGRYPLTKSSSSSKISQSSRAGTPEIRNNAHFMRSNVSQNQTLNHHPKNSSLSTCGQSNTLKSRGGDGFSKSDGTQNKSRLNSAGRKSFSFETSSSLKNGLSTKSNNVPSRTTTSFDSTGQKIASSRTSPLIKNGSKSDNMLCKTVTATASRKSVSSVASPLMKKGLLEKSDNVPCKTVSAIASRKSVSSVASPLIKKGLLEKSDNVPCKTVSAIASRKSVSSVASPLVKKGLLEKSDNVPCKTVTATAIQKSVSSATSPLIKKSLFGKSDNDQCKAVTATTGRKSAISGTSSSMKKVSSPKIDNVSCRAVTAAVGRKSINSGVSPSIKNVLSAKSDVVPSRAVTPTATTKPFSSKELHDSSKDTPTKLSSKQILNHKDSMVNSPCKPRMSGTMELTGTSTDHNLTKVSVVPNNLEKNEFNKGETKTRCQVLDSTLTLSQSADIHTVSKSTEISAETKMKTISEKHTAEKETTSTQDAVNETGHECVEEKTVESKEAAKGHLKSSGDMGLLSIGANDDRQKWVLQDFDIGRALGKGKFGSVYLAREKKSKYIVALKVLFKSQIFEANFEYQLKREIEIQTHLRHPNILKMYGYFHDDKRVYMILEFAPKGELFKEMKSQENGRFSEERTANYVSQLASALQYCHERNVIHRDIKLENLLLGAKGELKIADFGWSVHTPSSKRNTLCGTLDYLPPEMILGLEHDEKVDIWSLGVLCFECLTGKPPFEAAEYAETYRRIKNAIVIYPPYISALARDLISKLLRVQPSERLSLPKILTHEWIIKHTSSKNNEPIAA, encoded by the exons ATGGATGAcaacaaagaaaacaaattactCCGTGTAGGTTCTATAGCCGAAGTGAATCAAAGGACAAATACAACCCATTCTCGTAAACGATGGTCACAACCTGAAGCTCCATTCTACCCTAAAGTCTCTGCAACACACCAATCAAGCGACTCGAGGCCAGCAGTTCTTATCAGATGTCAGTCAAGTaatattttggaaagaaattcAAATCTGGTTTTACCTCCTCCGCCACTGATCAAAAGCAGCAGTTTGCGTAAAAGTAATTCCAGGAGTTTGGATCATGtcatttcccttgaaaattcgaGGATTGATggtgccaaaaattcaaatgccAGAAATGATAAATCCGTTGATTCCAGAAATACCAATGTAATGAGAGGTTTTTCTCTTTCTACTTCAGACCTTTCAAAACAAAGACACTCACAACAGGCATATTATTTACCTAAAGATGGAAGTTATCAGTCTGTAATGTTGAAGAAAACTCCAAGCAAATCTCAATCTTGCCTAGCAAGTAATTCTGCTCCAATGACTTCAGCATTTCAAGGAAAGGAATTGTTTCAATGCATGCAAAATCATTTATCAAAATCAATTGACAGTCACAGCAGAAACTGGCCCTTGTCGTTGAAGAGACCTTCGATGGAGAAGTCTGGAAAATCAATACCGACGAAGGTATCACAGTGCATTAAAAATAATGGTCCCCTCAGAGCTGATACTCTTCATGATAAAGTGCACTATTCTTCTAATTCAATCCCCTCCCATTTAAACTTTAGACGCTCTTTTAACCTTGAACTTACCAAAAACGAACCTTTGGAACAGTCTGACAGCACTCGAAATAAAGTCATCCAACATTTTCTCACAAGCGCTTCTCTCTCAAGATCTAGACAATCAAGAGACTTTGAGACCGAAAAACTCGCCAACATCGAATCTGTTCAAAACTCTAACAAAATTGAAAGTGGAGTGTGTCGTCGATATGGATCCAGTCCCTTCCTTAGTGGGGTCAAACCATTAAATGCCTCTAAAACCTTAGAATCTTCTAAAAATGGCTCACTCAAGAAAATTGATGGCTCCCCTAAAACGGGTCGCTATCCCTTAACAAAAAGCTCCTcctcctccaaaatttcacaatcAAGTCGTGCTGGAACACCAGAAATCAGAAATAATGCTCACTTCATGAGGTCCAATGTCTCTCAAAATCAGACTCTAAATCATCATCCTAAAAATTCATCTCTTTCCACATGTGGACAATCTAATACTCTTAAATCCCGCGGAGGTGATGGGTTTTCTAAATCTGATGGCACTCAAAACAAAAGCCGCTTAAATTCTGCGGGTCGTAAATCTTTCAGTTTTGAGACATCATCTTCATTGAAAAATGGTTTGTCTACAAAATCTAATAATGTTCCTTCTAGGACTACTACTTCATTTGATTCTACTGGTCAAAAAATTGCCAGCTCAAGAACATCCCCTTTAATTAAGAATGGTTCAAAATCTGACAACATGCTATGTAAGACTGTCACTGCAACCGCTAGTCGAAAATCTGTTAGCTCTGTGGCATCACCATTAATGAAGAAAGGTCTGCTAGAAAAATCTGATAATGTTCCGTGCAAGACCGTCAGCGCAATTGCTAGTCGGAAATCTGTTAGCTCTGTGGCATCACCGTTAATAAAGAAAGGCCTGCTAGAAAAATCTGATAATGTTCCATGCAAAACTGTCAGCGCAATTGCTAGTCGAAAATCTGTTAGCTCTGTGGCATCACCGTTAGTGAAGAAAGGCCTGCTAGAAAAATCTGATAATGTTCCGTGCAAGACTGTCACTGCAACTGCTATTCAAAAATCTGTCAGCTCTGCGACATCACCTTTAATTAAGAAAAGTTTGTTCGGAAAGTCTGATAATGATCAATGCAAGGCTGTCACTGCAACCACTGGTCGAAAATCTGCTATTTCTGGAACATCGTCATCAATGAAAAAAGTTTCGTCGCCAAAAATTGATAATGTTTCATGCAGGGCTGTTACAGCAGCTGTTGGTCGAAAATCTATCAATTCTGGAGTATCACCCTCGATTAAAAACGTTTTGTCAGCAAAATCTGATGTTGTTCCTTCTAGGGCTGTCACACCAACTGCTACTACAAAACCTTTCAGTAGTAAAGAACTCCATGACTCATCCAAAGACACCCCTACCAAACTGAGCagtaaacaaattttaaatcacAAAGACTCAATGGTAAATTCACCTTGCAAACCCAGAATGTCTGGCACCATGGAACTAACAGGAACCTCTACCGATCACAATCTGACAAAAGTGTCGGTAGTTCCCAataatcttgaaaaaaatgagtttaacAAGGGAGAAACTAAGACAAGATGCCAAGTTTTGGACTCAACTCTTACCTTAAGTCAATCAGCTGACATTCATactgtttcaaaatctactGAAATATCTGCTGAAACTAAAAT gaaaacaatttCTGAAAAGCACACAGCGGAAAAGGAAACAACCTCAACTCAAGACGCTGTGAATGAAACTGGTCATGAATGTGTGGAGGAAAAAACCGTCGAATCTAAAGAAGCTGCTAAAGGTCATTTGAAGTCAAGCGGAGACATGGGTCTCCTCAGTATTGGAGCCAATGATGATAG GCAAAAGTGGGTTCTACAAGACTTTGATATTGGTCGTGCTCTCGGAAAAGGAAAATTTGGAAGTGTTTACCTAGCTCGAGAAAAGAAATCCAAATACATCGTAGCGCTAAAGGTCTTATTCAAGAGTCAAATATTTGAAGCCAATTTTGAGTATCAACTGAAAAGAGAAATAGAAATACAAACTCATTTACG GCatccaaacattttaaaaatgtacggGTATTTTCATGATGACAAAAGAGTTTATATGATCTTGGAGTTTGCACCCAAAGGAGAATTATTTAAGGAAATGAAATCACAGGAAAATGGGAGGTTCTCGGAAGAAAG AACAGCTAACTATGTCTCCCAGTTAGCATCTGCTCTTCAGTACTGTCATGAGAGGAATGTAATACATCGTGATATCAAATTAGAAAACTTGCTTCTTGGTGCCAAAGGGGAATTGAAAATAGCTGACTTTGGTTGGTCAGTTCATACTCCCTCCTCAAA GAGGAACACACTGTGTGGAACTTTGGATTATTTACCACCTGAAATGATCCTTGGGCTGGAGCATGATGAAAAAGTGGATATCTGGAGTTTGGGTGTATTGTGCTTTGAGTGTCTTACCGGTAAACCGCCATTTGAGGCTGCTGAATATGCTGAAACGTACCGGAGGATCAAGAATGCAATCGTAATTTATCCTCCGTATATTTCTGCGCTGGCTCGTGACCTCATTTCAAAG TTGTTACGAGTTCAACCCTCTGAACGCCTGTCTCtaccaaaaattttaactcaTGAATGGATCATTAAACATACTTCGTCAAAGAATAATGAACCTATTGCAGCTTAA
- the LOC109042190 gene encoding uncharacterized protein: MADQCAGITSSGVGSQTTATGSSSAQCATASSAEVSSPQTTATTDIPSTQCATTSSTAANSPQTTTTTDIPSAQCAATSSTAVNSPRTTTDASSAQSAGASSNVSDRDCAVCLETMVQPTELPCKHVFCFLCVKGIAQKTRCCALCRREIPLNYFDSPHLLSDPDSEKVKGKTCSDDEDRPLWYYKGRSGWWQYDDRTRQELENAYSKKEQFCEVLIAGYLYVIDFGCMTQYRKDDPIRRRSVKRETQPIKVKGVAGVPLPNQSDKTSNSSGCPQPNASASHTGRAMHHSDADNPGPSCSILLLDFRPSHAGPSASSRSQSKKKDSQGGCATVGEVIILTSDSDESDSDDSLEMSDDDLSELDDDDIGGDYYDDDMEDDDDDGVDLEDGESSSEDDPDVVWSLHFYGGPQGVRKRKAPAASASSSTKKNQSSIDYKTALRLMKAEHTHLRESIKLKHTRALMEKKKPKDVQLLKKQNSLTLEKLKRKHLKELMKLKMQYKMRNQKK; encoded by the exons ATGGCTGACCAGTGTGCTGGAATAACATCCTCAGGCGTTGGGTCACAAACCACAGCTACTGGATCATCTTCTGCCCAATGTGCCACAGCATCAAGTGCAGAAGTTAGCAGTCCTCAAACAACCGCAACCACTGATATACCCTCTACTCAATGTGCCACAACATCAAGTACAGCTGCCAACAGCCCTCAGACAACCACAACCACTGATATACCCTCTGCTCAATGTGCTGCAACATCAAGTACAGCGGTCAACAGCCCTCGAACAACCACAGACGCATCCTCTGCCCAGTCTGCTGGAGCATCTAGTAATGTCTCGG ATCGTGATTGTGCGGTTTGTCTGGAGACAATGGTTCAGCCAACTGAGTTACCGTGTAAACATGTCTTCTGTTTCTTGTGCGTGAAAGGAATCGCCCAAAAAACCAGATGCTGTGCGCTCTGCAGGAgagaaattcctttaaattattttgatagTCCTCATCTCTTAAGTGACCCTGATTCTGAGAAAGTGAAGGGGAAAACATGCTCTGATGATGAGGATAGACCACTCTGGTATTACAAAGGGAGAAGTG gttgGTGGCAGTACGATGATCGCACCAGACAAGAACTCGAAAACGCTTATTCAAAAAAAGAACAGTTTTGTGAAGTTTTAATAGCAGGATACCTGTATGTTATCGACTTCGGATGCATGACTCAGTACCGAAAAGATGACCCAATTCGCCGAAGATCGGTTAAAAGAGAGACACAGCCAATCAAAGTCAAAGGTGTTGCCGGAGTCCCTTTACCAAACCAAAGTGATAAGACATCCAATTCATCTGGATGTCCTCAGCCAAATGCAAGCGCCAGTCACACAGGTCGCGCAATGCACCATTCTG ATGCAGATAACCCTGGACCATCTTGTTCTATTCTACTTCTGGACTTTAGACCATCACATGCTGGACCTTCAGCAAGCAGCAGATCACAATCAAAGAAGAAG GATTCTCAAGGAGGGTGTGCAACGGTAGGAGAAGTTATAATCCTAACCAGTGATAGTGATGAGAGTGATTCTGATGATTCCTTGGAAATGAGTGATGATGATCTCAGTGAACTTGATGACGACGACATAGGAGGAGATTATTATGATGATGACatggaggatgatgatgatgacggtGTAGACTTAGAAGATGGAGAAAGTAGTAGTGAAGATGATCCTGATGTTGTTTGGAGTCTTCACTTTTACGGTGGTCCACAAG GTGTGAGAAAACGGAAAGCTCCTGCCGCAAGTGCATCTTCATCcacgaaaaaaaatcaaagcagcATAGATTACAAAACAGCATTGAGACTGATGAAAGCTGAACACACCCATCTAAGAGAGTCTATCAAATTGAAACACACGCGAGCGCtcatggagaagaaaaaacctAAAGACGTACAGTTATTGAAAAAGCAAAACTCCCTCACATTGGAGAAACTCAAGAGAAAACACTTGAAAGaattgatgaaattaaaaatgcagtacaaaatgcgaaaccagaaaaaatga